One part of the Pseudemcibacter aquimaris genome encodes these proteins:
- the tolR gene encoding protein TolR: MQMHGNKGGSGHRTGFSKRHQQMSEINVTPFVDVMLVLLVVFMVTAPLLTVGVPIDLPNSQANNLPENNTPLSITIDGEGKIYLQDEEVRLEQLVPRITVIFENRKEDRIYVHGDEGVSYGRVMEVMGLLNGNGFSRVAMVTDPAR; this comes from the coding sequence ATGCAAATGCACGGCAATAAAGGTGGCAGCGGTCACCGCACCGGTTTTTCAAAACGCCATCAGCAAATGAGCGAAATTAACGTGACGCCATTTGTGGACGTGATGCTTGTGTTGCTTGTTGTGTTTATGGTGACGGCGCCACTTTTAACAGTGGGTGTTCCGATTGATCTGCCGAATAGTCAGGCAAACAATTTGCCGGAAAATAATACGCCGCTTTCCATCACCATTGATGGTGAGGGTAAAATATATCTTCAGGACGAAGAAGTACGCCTTGAACAACTTGTGCCGCGTATTACGGTGATTTTTGAAAACCGTAAAGAAGACCGCATTTATGTTCATGGTGACGAGGGGGTAAGTTATGGCCGCGTGATGGAAGTCATGGGGCTTTTAAACGGTAACGGATTTTCAAGGGTGGCCATGGTCACTGATCCGGCGAGGTAA
- a CDS encoding TonB C-terminal domain-containing protein gives MKNALYISGGSHVALLLIATVGIPFFSTPRDVEMVIIPVEMVEIAKETATQEIAKRVEPKDKPAPPDRPRRAAELPPPPPKMASTMPLMDQPKDKPAPKPKPEVRAEAPTVSPRSRPRPPSRMTSDRMAALLNKIPETQSVTERLTERFGEREQKATSLDVRRQTMSIVAAIQKKIYGCWNPPSGAFEAGTLKVTVFFSLSRDGSIMGQPRIDDYVRMSGPQRTAADSARRAVLSCAPFSDLELPSDMYDYWRDIKMNFDPSAMIS, from the coding sequence TTGAAGAACGCATTATACATTTCTGGTGGTTCACACGTGGCACTGTTGCTGATCGCAACGGTGGGTATCCCGTTTTTCAGCACCCCCAGAGATGTAGAAATGGTGATCATTCCGGTGGAAATGGTCGAAATTGCAAAAGAGACCGCGACACAGGAAATTGCAAAACGCGTTGAACCAAAAGACAAACCCGCGCCGCCGGACCGTCCACGCCGTGCAGCAGAATTACCACCCCCACCACCGAAAATGGCATCAACCATGCCATTAATGGATCAGCCAAAAGATAAGCCTGCGCCGAAACCAAAACCGGAAGTGCGCGCAGAAGCACCAACCGTTAGCCCGCGCTCAAGGCCACGCCCACCAAGCAGAATGACCAGTGACCGAATGGCCGCGCTTTTGAATAAAATTCCAGAAACACAATCTGTCACAGAAAGACTTACAGAGCGTTTCGGCGAAAGAGAACAAAAGGCAACATCACTTGATGTACGCCGCCAAACCATGAGCATAGTTGCGGCCATTCAAAAGAAAATTTATGGCTGCTGGAACCCGCCATCCGGCGCTTTTGAGGCAGGCACACTTAAAGTGACTGTATTTTTTAGCCTGTCACGGGATGGCTCGATTATGGGGCAGCCGCGCATTGATGATTATGTAAGAATGTCCGGGCCACAACGTACCGCCGCCGATAGCGCAAGACGCGCGGTATTAAGCTGTGCGCCATTTAGTGACCTTGAATTACCAAGTGATATGTATGATTACTGGCGTGATATTAAAATGAATTTTGACCCGTCCGCCATGATATCATAA
- the tolB gene encoding Tol-Pal system beta propeller repeat protein TolB produces MKHLKILLISLVGFALGTLSSHAVIEIDITQGNVQPMPIALANLVGSDQDLTSHGTGRELGQQIIQVITSDLERSGLFAPIDQRAFINSGSASTAPQFANWRAIGAQALVTGNVALREDGQVSIEFMLWDVFDGRMMEGKRLTASPRAWRKVAHQISDLIYERLTGEKGYFDTRIVYIAEHGPYLDRIRRLAIMDQDGHNHQFMTDGSYMILSPRFSPTEQVITYLSFYNDMPRVYLFDLETGKSEMLGEFDGMTFAPRFSPDGESIIMSKAERGNSDIFSMDLRTRQIARLTSHSAIDTSPSYSPFGRQIAFNSDRGGTQQIYVMDADGSNVNRISFGEGRYATPVWSPRGDLIAFTKQLGGKFYIGVMRPDGSGERILTESYFEEGPTWAPNGRVLMYYRKYPYDNRGGGGETQLWSIDLTGYNERQIITPLDGSDPAWSPLMD; encoded by the coding sequence GTGAAACACTTGAAAATTTTATTGATTTCCCTAGTTGGTTTTGCCCTTGGGACACTCTCGTCCCACGCGGTAATTGAAATTGATATTACCCAGGGTAACGTGCAGCCAATGCCAATTGCGCTTGCGAACCTTGTGGGTAGCGATCAGGACCTGACGTCCCATGGTACGGGAAGAGAACTGGGTCAACAAATTATTCAGGTGATCACGTCGGACCTTGAAAGATCAGGACTATTTGCACCGATTGATCAGCGTGCGTTTATTAATTCCGGCTCAGCGAGCACGGCACCGCAATTCGCCAATTGGCGTGCGATTGGTGCACAGGCTCTGGTGACGGGTAATGTTGCATTGCGCGAAGATGGTCAGGTCAGTATCGAATTCATGCTTTGGGATGTATTTGATGGCAGAATGATGGAAGGAAAACGGTTAACGGCATCGCCACGAGCATGGCGAAAAGTGGCGCATCAAATTTCGGATTTGATATACGAACGCCTAACAGGTGAAAAAGGATATTTTGATACTAGAATTGTTTATATTGCAGAACATGGTCCATACCTTGATCGTATTCGTCGCTTAGCGATTATGGATCAGGATGGACATAATCATCAATTTATGACCGATGGATCATATATGATCCTTAGCCCACGTTTTTCACCAACCGAACAGGTTATTACGTATCTGTCGTTCTATAACGATATGCCGCGTGTATATCTTTTTGATCTTGAAACAGGAAAGTCGGAAATGCTTGGTGAATTTGACGGTATGACATTTGCGCCGCGCTTTTCACCTGACGGCGAAAGCATCATCATGTCAAAAGCGGAACGAGGAAATTCAGATATTTTCTCAATGGATTTGCGCACGCGCCAAATCGCGCGTTTGACCAGTCATTCAGCCATTGATACATCCCCGAGTTATTCACCATTTGGGCGTCAGATTGCGTTTAACTCTGACCGTGGTGGGACACAGCAGATTTATGTGATGGATGCCGATGGCAGCAACGTAAACCGCATCAGTTTTGGTGAAGGGCGTTACGCGACACCGGTTTGGTCACCACGGGGTGATTTGATCGCCTTTACTAAGCAGCTTGGCGGTAAATTCTATATCGGTGTGATGCGTCCTGATGGATCAGGGGAACGGATTCTCACCGAAAGTTATTTCGAGGAGGGGCCAACCTGGGCACCAAATGGACGTGTACTTATGTATTACCGTAAATACCCATACGATAACCGTGGTGGGGGCGGTGAAACACAGCTTTGGTCCATCGATTTGACCGGATATAACGAACGTCAGATTATCACGCCACTTGATGGTTCCGACCCGGCGTGGTCACCGTTAATGGATTAA
- a CDS encoding OmpA family protein: protein MLNKINAKYLIMVGAALVLSACANTNDTAVTEAPADPAPAPAPAPAPEVAPVDTTTQEYLENSLMAGMDASMVHFGFDRYDVDADARRILQAQANWMKTHNKSIVVEGHCDERGTREYNLALGDRRANAVKNYLVAMGVSANRIRTVSYGKERPMGTDHNKNRRGKTRVE, encoded by the coding sequence ATGCTTAATAAAATTAATGCGAAATATTTAATAATGGTAGGGGCCGCACTTGTGTTAAGTGCATGTGCGAATACAAATGACACTGCTGTAACGGAAGCACCAGCTGACCCAGCACCAGCGCCAGCTCCAGCTCCTGCACCAGAAGTTGCACCAGTTGATACAACAACTCAAGAATATCTTGAGAACAGCCTGATGGCTGGTATGGATGCGTCAATGGTTCACTTCGGTTTTGACCGTTATGATGTTGATGCGGATGCACGTCGCATTCTACAGGCACAAGCCAACTGGATGAAAACTCATAACAAATCTATCGTTGTTGAAGGTCACTGTGACGAGCGTGGTACACGTGAATACAACCTTGCACTTGGTGATCGCCGTGCAAACGCGGTTAAGAACTATCTTGTTGCAATGGGTGTAAGCGCTAACCGTATCCGTACAGTAAGCTACGGTAAAGAGCGTCCAATGGGTACAGACCACAACAAAAACCGTCGTGGTAAAACACGCGTAGAGTAA
- the ybgF gene encoding tol-pal system protein YbgF, with product MLNIMHHKTTTLLMTAALAMAMFILTIDTSSAQSTRQRLTAIEKQLNALQRRVFTPGSRFQSGEEQSSSADAVTSAPLDMPVGGEGALMAEINIRISELETQIRQMTGQLEEANFKVNQLTRQIETMQKDNDFRFGELENGRGMVSGSAGGGMAAPMAGASTAPAASGTAGGTPKEKYDYAYGLVSNANYAEAEINFLEFLEQHPQDELAGNAQYWLGQTYYARGNYADATRTFLEGMSKYPESSKAPAYLLKVGMSLNLLGEKNDACEVFRELNARFPDSTENTRLRPTEERKAGCS from the coding sequence ATGTTAAATATAATGCATCATAAAACAACGACCCTATTAATGACGGCAGCACTTGCGATGGCGATGTTCATTTTGACCATCGATACATCGTCTGCACAATCAACACGCCAACGATTGACCGCGATTGAAAAGCAATTAAATGCGCTTCAGCGCCGCGTATTTACACCAGGTAGCCGTTTTCAATCTGGCGAAGAGCAATCATCAAGCGCGGATGCAGTGACATCGGCACCGCTTGACATGCCAGTGGGTGGTGAGGGTGCATTGATGGCAGAAATTAATATCCGTATTTCAGAGCTTGAAACACAAATCCGCCAAATGACAGGCCAACTTGAAGAGGCAAATTTCAAGGTTAATCAATTAACCCGCCAAATTGAAACCATGCAGAAAGATAATGATTTCCGTTTTGGTGAACTGGAAAATGGTAGAGGTATGGTAAGTGGTAGTGCAGGTGGCGGCATGGCGGCACCAATGGCCGGCGCATCAACAGCACCAGCAGCAAGTGGTACAGCAGGCGGCACACCAAAAGAAAAATATGATTATGCATATGGCCTTGTTTCCAATGCCAATTACGCAGAAGCAGAAATTAATTTCCTAGAATTTCTTGAGCAACACCCGCAGGACGAATTAGCGGGTAATGCACAATATTGGCTTGGCCAAACATATTATGCGCGCGGCAATTATGCTGATGCGACCCGTACATTCCTTGAAGGGATGAGCAAATATCCGGAAAGTTCAAAAGCACCGGCCTATTTATTAAAAGTCGGTATGTCGCTTAACCTTTTGGGTGAGAAAAATGACGCCTGCGAAGTATTCCGCGAATTAAATGCCCGCTTCCCGGACAGCACGGAAAATACCCGACTTCGTCCGACCGAAGAAAGAAAAGCAGGATGCAGTTAA